A window of the Microvirga terrae genome harbors these coding sequences:
- a CDS encoding purine-nucleoside phosphorylase — MTMNQMIQEAAEFVRARGFDGHFDAAFVLGTGLGTLVEELSDAVSLPYAEIPHFPGSGVSGHAGKLVTGSLEGKRVLLFQGRAHYYETGDAGAMRIPVAFVKELGIPVLVATNAAGSVRADIRPGSLVAISDHLNLSGGNPLLRDHSEGRFVSLTNAYDADLRRVLQRAAGKSGTDLPEGVYAWLSGPSFETPAEIRMVQILGGDLVGMSTVPEVILARYYGLKVAAISVVTNLAAGIEGASPSHQETKDTAAEASEKFKRLIRSFVAELPHV; from the coding sequence ATGACGATGAACCAGATGATTCAGGAAGCGGCCGAATTCGTCCGCGCCCGCGGCTTCGACGGCCATTTCGATGCGGCTTTCGTGCTCGGCACGGGGCTCGGAACCCTCGTCGAAGAGCTGAGCGATGCGGTGAGCCTCCCATACGCGGAGATTCCGCATTTTCCTGGAAGCGGCGTTTCCGGTCATGCCGGCAAGCTCGTGACCGGCTCCCTCGAAGGCAAGCGGGTGCTCCTGTTCCAGGGCCGCGCTCACTACTACGAGACGGGCGATGCAGGGGCGATGCGCATTCCGGTTGCCTTCGTGAAGGAGCTCGGCATTCCGGTCTTGGTCGCCACCAATGCGGCGGGATCGGTGCGCGCCGATATTCGTCCGGGAAGCCTCGTGGCGATCAGCGATCACCTGAACCTCTCGGGCGGCAATCCGCTCCTGCGCGATCACTCCGAGGGCCGCTTCGTCTCGCTCACCAACGCCTACGACGCGGACCTGCGCCGGGTGCTGCAGCGCGCCGCAGGCAAGAGCGGCACCGACCTTCCCGAGGGCGTCTATGCATGGCTCTCCGGCCCGAGCTTCGAGACTCCGGCCGAAATCAGGATGGTGCAGATCCTGGGCGGCGATCTGGTCGGCATGTCGACAGTGCCGGAGGTGATCCTCGCGCGTTATTACGGCCTGAAGGTCGCGGCCATCTCGGTCGTCACGAACCTTGCCGCCGGTATCGAAGGTGCTTCGCCCTCGCATCAGGAAACCAAGGACACGGCGGCGGAAGCGTCAGAGAAGTTCAAGCGTCTCATCCGATCCTTCGTTGCGGAGCTGCCCCATGTCTGA
- a CDS encoding ABC transporter permease: MSAPLDLPRWADTVLVPAISVVAAFLVAGLVVLGIGENPLSATRYLLQGSLGTGEGLGFTLFYMTDFIFVGLAVAVAYHAGLFNIGGEGQATLAGLGIALVLNNLTFLPGFLLIPLGILGAAAFGAAWAAVPGYLQAKRGSHIVITTIMFNWLASVLIVYLLVNVLREPQSMNPETRAFPDQSYIPFMHEVFAAFGIEIPASQLNLTLVLALAASYFVWLLIYRSRLGYAIRVVGSNPTAAVYAGISPARIIIVAMIISGALAGGLAVNELMGYQHRLLLEFTSGYGFVGIAVALMGRAHPVGIILASLLFGILYQGGAELAFEQPAITRDMVVVIGGIIILFAGALDGLFRRIVAHLFTRQKLARA, translated from the coding sequence GTGAGCGCTCCACTCGACCTGCCCAGATGGGCCGATACGGTTCTCGTACCCGCCATTTCCGTGGTGGCGGCTTTTCTCGTCGCCGGCCTTGTCGTGCTCGGCATCGGCGAGAACCCGCTTTCCGCCACCCGCTACCTGTTGCAAGGCAGCCTCGGGACCGGGGAGGGGCTCGGCTTCACTCTGTTCTACATGACCGACTTCATCTTCGTCGGACTGGCGGTTGCGGTGGCCTATCATGCCGGATTGTTCAACATCGGCGGCGAAGGGCAGGCGACCCTCGCGGGTCTCGGCATCGCGCTCGTCCTCAACAACCTGACCTTTCTGCCCGGCTTCCTGCTCATCCCGCTCGGCATTCTGGGCGCTGCAGCCTTCGGAGCAGCTTGGGCGGCCGTTCCCGGCTACCTCCAGGCAAAGCGCGGCAGCCACATCGTCATTACGACGATCATGTTCAACTGGCTGGCCAGCGTACTGATCGTCTATCTGCTCGTGAACGTGCTGCGCGAGCCGCAATCCATGAACCCGGAAACGCGCGCATTCCCCGACCAGTCCTATATTCCGTTCATGCACGAGGTCTTCGCCGCTTTCGGCATCGAGATCCCGGCCTCGCAGCTCAACCTCACGCTGGTTCTGGCGCTTGCGGCATCCTATTTCGTCTGGCTCCTCATCTACCGCTCGCGCCTGGGCTATGCGATCCGCGTCGTCGGATCGAACCCGACGGCGGCCGTGTATGCCGGCATCTCGCCCGCGCGCATCATCATCGTCGCGATGATCATCTCCGGTGCGTTGGCCGGCGGCCTCGCGGTCAACGAACTCATGGGCTATCAGCATCGCCTGCTCCTGGAATTCACATCGGGCTACGGCTTCGTCGGCATCGCGGTGGCGCTCATGGGACGCGCTCATCCCGTCGGCATCATCCTGGCCTCGCTCCTCTTCGGCATCCTCTATCAGGGCGGTGCGGAACTGGCCTTCGAGCAGCCGGCCATCACCCGCGACATGGTGGTGGTGATCGGCGGCATCATCATCCTATTCGCCGGTGCCCTCGACGGACTGTTCCGACGCATCGTGGCGCATCTGTTCACGCGCCAGAAGCTGGCGAGGGCTTGA
- a CDS encoding 2-hydroxyacid dehydrogenase, whose amino-acid sequence MSLLVAVTWETQPWVERFRRHLPDRAIAVLGEDFDRSAIRYVATWGPKPGSLSHLPNLEAIFSLGAGVDHLMSYPDLPDVPIVRVAQDDLTHRMSEYMVLHCLMHLREQRRFDEDQKAKRWNPDRAPPIAGEVRVGIMGFGVLGQDSARKLKMMGFDVAGWSRTSKVVEGFDVYAGEGGLTPFLNRTDILIALMPLTPDTKGILKRSLFEKLPRDGKLGGPILINAGRGKLQVEADILSCLDDGTLMAATLDVFETEPLPESSPLWTHSRVTITPHNSATSEPEATARYIAQQIRRHEAGEVFENVVDRARGY is encoded by the coding sequence ATGAGCCTTCTCGTCGCCGTCACCTGGGAAACGCAGCCCTGGGTCGAACGCTTCAGGCGCCACCTGCCGGACAGGGCCATCGCCGTGCTGGGTGAGGATTTCGACAGAAGTGCCATCCGCTATGTGGCGACCTGGGGTCCGAAGCCCGGGAGCCTGTCCCACCTGCCGAATCTCGAAGCGATCTTCTCACTCGGCGCCGGGGTCGATCACCTGATGAGCTATCCCGATCTGCCCGATGTGCCCATCGTGCGCGTGGCGCAGGACGATCTCACCCATCGCATGAGCGAGTACATGGTGCTGCACTGCCTCATGCATCTGCGTGAGCAGCGCCGCTTCGACGAGGACCAGAAGGCGAAGCGTTGGAATCCCGATCGTGCGCCGCCGATCGCCGGCGAGGTCCGAGTCGGCATCATGGGGTTCGGGGTGCTGGGGCAGGATTCCGCCCGCAAGCTGAAGATGATGGGCTTCGACGTGGCGGGCTGGAGCCGCACGTCGAAAGTCGTGGAGGGTTTCGATGTCTATGCGGGCGAGGGGGGACTGACCCCGTTCCTGAATCGCACCGACATTCTCATCGCGCTCATGCCGCTCACGCCGGACACGAAGGGCATCCTCAAACGCTCCCTGTTCGAGAAACTCCCACGGGACGGCAAGCTCGGCGGGCCAATCCTGATCAATGCGGGGCGCGGCAAGCTGCAGGTCGAGGCGGACATCCTCTCCTGCCTTGACGACGGCACGCTGATGGCGGCGACCCTCGACGTGTTCGAGACGGAGCCCCTGCCGGAGTCGTCGCCGCTCTGGACGCATTCTCGCGTGACGATCACGCCGCACAACTCCGCGACGAGCGAGCCGGAAGCGACGGCTCGCTACATCGCGCAGCAGATCCGCCGCCATGAGGCCGGGGAGGTGTTCGAGAACGTGGTCGATCGGGCGCGGGGATATTAG
- the deoA gene encoding thymidine phosphorylase codes for MTLLPQEIIRHKRDGGTLDPEHIEHFIEGLTAGRVTEGQAASFAMAIFFQGLSVPERVALTRAMMNSGTVLTWDLPGPVLDKHSTGGVGDTVSLALGPAVAACGGYVPMISGRGLGHTGGTLDKFDSIPGYVTQPDIDTFRRVTREVGCAIIGQTADLAPADKRLYAIRDVTATVESIDLITASILSKKLAAGLQGLVMDVKFGTGAFMNNAEDARKLAESLVLVANGAGLPTSALLTDMNESLASSAGNAVEMAYAVDYLTGQRREKRFHEVTVELSAEMLLLGKLAATIEEARDRIERAISSGKAAEVFQRMVVALGGPGDFLERHKAHLQAAPVVRDIHAEHAGVVQKVAARGIGVAVVALGGGRTRPQDPIDHAVGLTELAAIGETVDAHRPLAIVHARTEEAAEAAARAVRAAYVIDAGKAGPGPTILDRIGATA; via the coding sequence ATGACGCTTCTTCCGCAGGAAATTATCCGCCACAAGCGCGACGGCGGCACGCTCGATCCTGAGCATATCGAGCACTTCATCGAAGGCCTTACGGCAGGCCGTGTCACCGAAGGACAGGCGGCATCCTTCGCGATGGCGATCTTCTTCCAGGGACTGTCCGTGCCCGAGCGCGTGGCCCTGACGCGCGCGATGATGAACTCGGGCACGGTGCTCACCTGGGATCTGCCGGGTCCGGTTCTCGACAAGCATTCGACGGGCGGCGTCGGCGACACGGTCAGCCTCGCGCTCGGGCCTGCGGTCGCGGCCTGCGGCGGCTATGTGCCGATGATCTCCGGACGCGGCCTCGGCCACACGGGCGGCACCCTCGACAAGTTCGATTCCATTCCGGGCTATGTCACGCAGCCCGATATCGACACGTTCCGGCGGGTCACGCGTGAGGTCGGCTGCGCCATCATCGGCCAGACGGCCGATCTTGCGCCGGCCGACAAGCGCCTCTACGCCATCCGCGATGTGACGGCGACGGTCGAGTCGATCGACCTCATCACGGCGTCGATCCTGTCCAAGAAGCTGGCCGCAGGCCTCCAGGGTCTGGTGATGGACGTGAAGTTCGGCACCGGCGCCTTCATGAACAATGCCGAGGATGCGCGAAAGCTCGCCGAAAGCCTCGTGCTCGTGGCCAACGGCGCGGGTCTTCCCACAAGCGCGCTTCTCACCGACATGAACGAGTCGCTGGCTTCCTCGGCCGGCAATGCGGTCGAGATGGCCTATGCGGTCGACTATCTGACCGGGCAGCGTCGCGAGAAACGCTTCCACGAAGTCACCGTGGAACTGTCCGCCGAGATGCTGCTGCTCGGCAAGCTTGCCGCCACCATCGAGGAGGCGCGCGACAGGATCGAACGCGCGATCTCGTCCGGGAAAGCGGCCGAAGTGTTCCAGCGCATGGTGGTCGCTCTCGGCGGTCCTGGCGACTTCCTGGAAAGGCACAAGGCCCATCTGCAGGCTGCGCCGGTCGTTCGCGACATCCACGCCGAGCATGCTGGCGTCGTGCAGAAAGTTGCCGCGCGTGGTATCGGCGTCGCCGTCGTGGCCCTCGGCGGAGGGCGTACACGGCCGCAGGATCCGATCGATCATGCCGTAGGACTCACCGAACTCGCGGCCATCGGCGAGACGGTCGACGCCCACCGTCCGCTCGCCATCGTGCATGCGCGCACCGAAGAGGCGGCGGAGGCGGCCGCGCGGGCGGTGCGCGCCGCCTATGTGATCGATGCCGGCAAGGCTGGCCCCGGCCCGACCATTCTCGACCGGATCGGAGCGACCGCATGA
- the cdd gene encoding cytidine deaminase, translating to MASLDTLFEAARAIQAKAYAPYSRFKVGAAIATPSGQLFIGCNVENAAYPVGSCAEAGAISAMIAAGESRIAEIVVMGEGEHLVTPCGGCRQRIREFATPDTPIHIAGPEGIRKRFTLDELLPFSFGPDNLTDR from the coding sequence ATGGCATCGTTGGACACCCTGTTCGAGGCTGCAAGGGCGATTCAGGCCAAGGCCTATGCACCCTATTCGCGCTTCAAGGTCGGTGCTGCGATCGCCACGCCCAGTGGTCAGCTCTTCATCGGATGCAACGTGGAGAACGCGGCCTATCCGGTCGGCTCCTGCGCGGAAGCCGGGGCCATCTCGGCCATGATCGCGGCCGGCGAGAGCCGCATCGCCGAGATCGTCGTGATGGGCGAGGGCGAGCACCTCGTCACGCCGTGCGGCGGCTGCCGCCAGCGCATCCGCGAGTTCGCCACGCCCGATACGCCCATTCACATTGCCGGCCCCGAGGGTATCCGGAAGCGCTTCACGCTCGACGAGCTGTTGCCCTTCTCCTTCGGGCCGGACAACTTGACGGATCGTTAG
- a CDS encoding ABC transporter permease, with protein MDLSSFVTVFDSALRLSIPLLAACLAGLWSERSGVVDIGLEGKMLVAAFAAAAAAYAFGSAWIGLVAGIGASVVFGLIHGFASISQRGNQIVSGVAINMLAAGLTAIVGNAWYAQGGRTPPLEGVQRFGDAIFGHSALVYIVLLAVPLTWFVLGRTRFGLRLRAVGENPAAVDTAGISVTGLRYTAVIIGGVLCGIGGTYLSVGQSAGFLPNMTAGKGFIALAALIFAKWRAWPALGACFLFGLLDAIAIRLQGISLPGIGEVPVQAIQALPYLMTVILLAGVIGKAIPPRAAGVPYVKER; from the coding sequence ATGGATCTCAGCTCCTTCGTGACGGTCTTCGACTCGGCCCTGCGGCTCTCGATCCCGCTTCTCGCCGCGTGCCTGGCCGGGCTCTGGTCCGAACGCTCCGGCGTGGTGGATATCGGTCTTGAGGGCAAGATGCTGGTGGCGGCTTTTGCCGCGGCGGCGGCCGCCTATGCGTTCGGATCGGCCTGGATCGGGCTTGTGGCCGGGATCGGCGCATCGGTGGTTTTCGGTCTCATCCACGGCTTCGCCTCCATCAGCCAGCGCGGCAACCAGATCGTTTCCGGCGTCGCCATCAACATGCTGGCCGCGGGGCTGACTGCCATCGTGGGTAACGCCTGGTACGCCCAAGGCGGGCGCACCCCGCCCCTGGAGGGCGTGCAGCGGTTCGGCGATGCGATCTTCGGCCATTCGGCTCTCGTCTACATCGTGCTGCTGGCCGTGCCACTCACCTGGTTCGTGCTGGGGCGGACCCGCTTCGGTCTTCGCCTGCGTGCCGTGGGCGAGAACCCGGCCGCAGTCGACACGGCGGGCATCTCGGTGACGGGCCTGCGCTACACGGCTGTCATCATCGGCGGCGTTCTCTGCGGCATCGGCGGAACCTATCTGTCGGTCGGCCAATCGGCGGGCTTCCTGCCCAACATGACGGCTGGCAAGGGCTTCATTGCGCTCGCGGCCCTGATCTTCGCCAAATGGCGAGCTTGGCCGGCGCTCGGCGCCTGCTTCCTGTTCGGGCTGCTCGATGCCATCGCGATACGACTGCAGGGAATCTCGCTGCCCGGCATCGGCGAGGTTCCGGTCCAGGCGATCCAGGCGCTTCCCTACCTCATGACCGTCATCCTGCTCGCCGGCGTCATCGGCAAGGCGATTCCGCCCCGGGCTGCCGGCGTGCCCTATGTGAAGGAGCGCTGA
- a CDS encoding VOC family protein, giving the protein MQPRLTLVTLGVSDLAASRAFYEAWGWTASSASQPSVTFFQANGLALALFGRGDLAKDAGLEDTPTGFAAISLAYNARSRQEADEVYARAVKAGARPLKPLQDVFWGGYSGYVTDPDGHLWEIAWNPFFPLDEQGHMFLPDSQT; this is encoded by the coding sequence ATGCAACCGCGTCTAACCCTCGTCACTCTTGGCGTCTCCGATCTCGCGGCATCCCGCGCGTTCTACGAGGCCTGGGGCTGGACGGCCTCGTCCGCCAGCCAGCCCAGCGTCACCTTTTTCCAGGCGAACGGTTTGGCGCTCGCCCTGTTCGGCCGGGGGGACTTGGCCAAGGATGCGGGTCTCGAGGACACGCCCACGGGCTTTGCTGCCATTTCGCTCGCCTACAACGCTCGCTCCAGGCAGGAGGCCGACGAGGTCTATGCACGTGCCGTGAAGGCCGGCGCGCGTCCGCTCAAGCCGCTGCAGGATGTTTTCTGGGGCGGCTATTCGGGCTATGTCACGGACCCCGACGGACATCTCTGGGAGATTGCCTGGAACCCGTTCTTTCCCCTCGATGAGCAGGGACACATGTTCCTGCCGGATAGTCAGACGTGA
- the deoC gene encoding deoxyribose-phosphate aldolase, giving the protein MSDATIATRALRSLDLTDLTETCTDQAIDTLCRKAVDPHGPVAAVCVWPQFVKRAQENLRGSPVRIATVVNFPAGGEDVSRVTDDTQEALSDGANEIDLVLPYEAVRRGDLAVAAEMVEAVRDLVDQGRLLKVILETGELTDPHLIETASRIAIDAGADFIKTSTGKTPVSATPEAAEIMLNVIKASGKAVGLKPSGGIRTVADANIYLDLADRIMGPGWATPRTFRIGASSVYDALIAAIEGRAGTAAIGTY; this is encoded by the coding sequence ATGTCTGATGCGACCATCGCAACCCGCGCGCTGCGCAGTCTCGATCTCACCGACCTGACGGAGACCTGTACCGATCAGGCCATCGATACGCTCTGCAGGAAGGCGGTCGATCCGCACGGGCCGGTAGCGGCCGTCTGCGTGTGGCCGCAATTCGTGAAGCGCGCACAGGAGAACCTGCGGGGATCACCCGTGCGCATCGCCACGGTGGTGAATTTCCCCGCCGGCGGCGAGGATGTGAGCCGCGTCACCGACGACACGCAGGAGGCTCTCTCCGACGGCGCCAACGAGATCGATCTCGTGCTGCCTTACGAGGCCGTGCGGCGAGGCGATCTCGCCGTTGCGGCCGAGATGGTGGAGGCGGTGCGCGATCTCGTCGATCAGGGGCGCCTTTTGAAGGTCATCCTGGAGACGGGCGAGTTGACGGATCCGCACCTCATCGAGACTGCAAGCCGCATCGCGATCGACGCGGGCGCTGATTTCATCAAGACGTCGACCGGCAAGACGCCGGTATCGGCGACCCCGGAGGCCGCCGAGATCATGCTCAACGTGATCAAAGCGTCGGGCAAGGCGGTCGGGCTCAAGCCCTCCGGCGGCATCCGCACGGTTGCTGACGCGAACATCTATCTCGATCTGGCCGATCGCATCATGGGCCCGGGCTGGGCGACGCCGCGGACATTCCGCATCGGCGCGAGCAGCGTCTATGACGCGCTCATCGCCGCCATCGAGGGACGGGCCGGCACGGCGGCCATCGGAACCTACTGA